The genomic interval TTCCCCTCGTGATCGCCACGGTGGTGATCGGTGGGGCCGTCGGCTTTGCCGCGCTGTACGGGCTGGGGCTGGGCCGGAGCCCGTCCGGCGATCCGGCCTGCCGGGCCGCGGTCGAGACCGCAAAACGGATCGCGCCGCTGGTCCATGGCGAGGTCGCGGCGCTCACGGTCGCCACCGCCCCCCTGCGCCTGCCCGACCTCGCCTTCGAGGACGCCGACGGCAAGCCGAGAAAGCTCTCCGACTTCCGCGGCAAGACGCTGCTGGTGAACCTCTGGGCCACCTGGTGCGTGCCCTGTCGCAAGGAGATGCCGGCACTGGAGGAGCTCCAGGCCAAGATGAGCGGGCCGAATTTCGAGGTGGTGGCGATCAACATCGACACCCGCGATCCCGAAAAGCCCAAGAATTTCCTGAAAGACGCCAATCTTATCCGGCTCGGCTATTTCAACGACCAGAAAGCCAAGGTTTTCCAGGATCTTAAGGCAATAGGCCGGGCGCTGGGCATGCCGACCTCGGTGCTCGTCGATCCCCAGGGCTGCGAGATCGCGACCATCGCCGGTCCTGCCGAATGGGCGAGCGAGGACGCGCTAAAGCTGATCCGCGCGGCGGTGAAGCCGATCGCTGCGGCGCTTTAACTATTGGCGCATGATCTCCGCGCAAACGCGTTTCGCGTTTGTCGCGAGGGAAGACCGGTGCCCAGTTTTCCGGATCAGGCGCGTTAGGCCGAAATATTGAGGTTGCCGCCGACGCCCGGGCCGACATTGGCGAGCGAGGGCTGACCCGCGCCGAGCAGCGTCAGGACCGTGGATTTCTCCATATCCGCATTCTGCTTGGTGAGCGTGGCTGCAATGTTTGACTGCAGCGCGCCTTGCTGAGCGGCCAGCATGCTGCTGACCATGGCCATCATGTCCATACGCGAACCCTCTTGGCCGCCACCCTAGGGGGTGAAGAGTTAACGAGAGGTGGAGATTTCACGCACCATCGTGTCCCGGACGCGGCGCGGCATGAAATGACGCGACGCTGAGCCGGGACCCACGCTTTCGTGCTTGTGGCTGATGGACCCCGGATCTGTAGCCCACCGCTGACGCGCTGCGCAGCGTCCGGGGCTCGAGACCGCGTTAGCGCGTCGGAACCGGCTTGGCGCCGCGATAATCGTAGAAGCCGCGCTGCGTCTTGCGGCCGAGCCAGCCGGCCTCGACATATTTCACCAGCAGCGGACAGGGCCGGTACTTGGAATCGGCCAGCCCCTCATGCAGCACCTGCATGATGGACAGGCAGGTATCGAGACCGATGAAATCGGCGAGCTCCAGCGGGCCCATCGGGTGATGCGCGCCGAGCTTCATCGCCGCGTCGATCCCCTCGACGTTGCCGACGCCTTCATACAGCGTGTAGATCGCCTCGTTGATCATCGGCAGCAGGATGCGGTTGACGATGAAGGCCGGGAAATCCTCGGAGACCGCGACCTGCTTGCCGAGCTTGGCGACGAATTCCTTGGACGCCTCGAAAGTCGAGTCGTCGGTGGCGATGCCGCGGATCAGCTCGACCAGCTCCATCAGCGGCACCGGATTCATGAAGTGAATGCCGATGAAACGCTCGGGCCGGTCGGTGGCTGCGGCAAGGCGCGTGATCGAGATCGAGGACGTGTCGGAGGCGACGAT from Bradyrhizobium arachidis carries:
- the tlpA gene encoding thiol:disulfide interchange protein TlpA yields the protein MHDQTPAPSATRRIPLVIATVVIGGAVGFAALYGLGLGRSPSGDPACRAAVETAKRIAPLVHGEVAALTVATAPLRLPDLAFEDADGKPRKLSDFRGKTLLVNLWATWCVPCRKEMPALEELQAKMSGPNFEVVAINIDTRDPEKPKNFLKDANLIRLGYFNDQKAKVFQDLKAIGRALGMPTSVLVDPQGCEIATIAGPAEWASEDALKLIRAAVKPIAAAL
- a CDS encoding 3-hydroxybutyryl-CoA dehydrogenase; amino-acid sequence: MAAVIKKVGVIGAGQMGNGIAHVAALAGFDVVLNDISADRLKSGMATINGNLTRQVAKKAVSEDDKVKALARIKLAETLDDLADCDLVIETAVEKEEVKRKIFHDLCAVLKPEAIVASDTSSISITRLAAATDRPERFIGIHFMNPVPLMELVELIRGIATDDSTFEASKEFVAKLGKQVAVSEDFPAFIVNRILLPMINEAIYTLYEGVGNVEGIDAAMKLGAHHPMGPLELADFIGLDTCLSIMQVLHEGLADSKYRPCPLLVKYVEAGWLGRKTQRGFYDYRGAKPVPTR